A section of the Candidatus Ozemobacteraceae bacterium genome encodes:
- a CDS encoding mechanosensitive ion channel: protein MRRFPFALLLTVFWIIGWSVAPTAVVADPASGTPAAGSPDREVVVAAVASESVVLATEAQELADRELSTYQLTAIAVGMRIDRAKLRASQVASVTLEADELIDLEAERGVLEGMLRSHAETGDRNVAKNRLESARLDQKLMQSRASIMLSRLAALEAEHQRLNKEYDASQEELAESVRLRAVLEKRRAILDHSEEQAPATDLRQRKKDAISELIEARKAFEGLLTVILDGIAKRRDLLEMQIQAGKSAESLYQEFNEKIATVIRKLEESIRRMNLESVAQQAKAAADAARREIETVDDKLENIDKDLVSDKTASSTSISLKAELVARRDHLLSQKDALTEQARYHELRGKSAQDIAQFEEIEAGAAAGEVASGQVLAVGMKEWIPRIEYSLIEYQNEKRLVEKRLELMTSTRLMIDRFLAEKPDSAKKEEIRYKKLQLAQIQAAVQTLGEQISLYDSLIKSAFSAKQIVQRAIESEMERNLFARLKFRPRPTIWKTVLRDLSALPAALSSKLAVLSGLLSIGLLAQILFTLIIGIGACWVLGRMRGDLPSCDERHTLLQWLKRNRHALAAVAILVALGGQIEPLIVLGIVPAVLLGAILVGRFAEQVLLRFLPEKHILRIAFSRITGILLLGIPPIALLRWFDVYPEIVFVVGLVCKIALVWPFVSVIKGANAFYGLMQYHFDLKPDSRLLRLTVLAYKFISVLNFVCLLTALYGYENLALFVFRRNLEAFGIIMLVAVGKPMAERLSVILFDPDNGAAAAYVGRERAQFLLFLGKKTIRLFVYLVAVLAAASFVGITTDSFAVRLVVNWFVGQSDWLVARIIRIIIIIAAILLVLKFVQTLGESVIEYVKNESRSSLTENERRASTLVQILNTSARVVLFCIGGIMILRELGMDITPLLTGAGIVGVAIGFGSQSLVKDFFAGFFILVENQFRVGDVIEIGGRSGVVERINLKTTVLRATDGSVFIIPNGEITSVKNMTYAWSRAVLDIGVAYETDLDKAFGILQKVGDELAADPALSADIWGRPEVLGVENLDNSAIVLRMLVKTRPLTQWQVSRIFRKKIKEAFDLAGIQIPFPQQVVTLKADPELLKYIGGREKQND from the coding sequence ATGCGACGTTTCCCGTTTGCACTCTTGCTGACGGTGTTCTGGATCATCGGCTGGAGCGTCGCGCCAACAGCCGTTGTTGCGGACCCCGCCTCGGGAACACCCGCCGCCGGTTCGCCCGACCGGGAAGTCGTCGTCGCGGCCGTCGCTTCCGAATCCGTTGTCCTCGCAACCGAGGCACAGGAACTCGCGGACCGGGAACTGTCCACATATCAGCTCACGGCGATTGCCGTCGGAATGCGTATTGACCGCGCGAAACTCCGTGCATCCCAGGTCGCTTCGGTCACGCTCGAGGCGGACGAACTGATCGATCTCGAGGCGGAACGAGGCGTTCTGGAAGGGATGCTCCGATCTCATGCGGAAACCGGCGACCGGAACGTCGCGAAAAACCGGCTCGAATCGGCCCGCCTCGATCAGAAGCTGATGCAATCGCGCGCAAGCATCATGCTGTCGCGACTGGCCGCCCTCGAGGCTGAGCACCAGCGCCTGAACAAGGAATACGACGCATCGCAGGAGGAACTGGCCGAGTCCGTCCGGCTGAGAGCGGTGCTCGAAAAGCGTCGGGCCATTCTCGACCATAGCGAAGAGCAGGCTCCCGCCACGGATCTCCGTCAACGCAAGAAGGATGCGATTTCGGAGTTGATCGAGGCCCGGAAGGCTTTCGAAGGCCTGCTGACCGTCATTCTCGACGGCATCGCGAAGCGCCGTGATCTCCTCGAAATGCAGATCCAGGCCGGAAAATCCGCGGAATCGCTGTATCAGGAGTTCAACGAGAAGATCGCAACCGTCATCCGGAAGTTGGAAGAGTCCATCCGACGGATGAACCTGGAATCGGTGGCTCAGCAGGCGAAAGCAGCCGCCGACGCGGCGAGACGGGAGATCGAAACCGTTGATGATAAACTCGAAAATATAGATAAAGACCTCGTATCCGACAAGACGGCCAGCTCGACGAGTATTTCGTTGAAGGCAGAGCTGGTCGCTAGGCGAGATCATCTCCTTTCGCAGAAGGACGCCCTGACCGAGCAGGCCAGGTATCACGAACTTCGCGGGAAGAGCGCCCAGGACATCGCCCAGTTCGAGGAGATCGAAGCCGGAGCGGCGGCGGGGGAGGTCGCGTCGGGGCAGGTGCTTGCCGTCGGCATGAAAGAATGGATTCCGCGGATCGAGTATTCCCTGATCGAATACCAGAATGAAAAGCGGCTGGTCGAGAAGCGCCTCGAGCTGATGACATCGACACGCCTCATGATTGACCGTTTCCTTGCCGAAAAGCCCGATTCCGCAAAAAAAGAGGAGATCAGATACAAAAAACTGCAACTGGCCCAGATCCAGGCCGCTGTTCAGACATTGGGCGAGCAGATATCCCTTTACGATTCCCTGATCAAAAGCGCATTCTCCGCCAAACAGATCGTCCAGAGGGCCATCGAGTCGGAGATGGAACGCAACCTGTTCGCAAGACTCAAATTCAGACCTCGCCCCACCATCTGGAAAACCGTTCTGCGCGATCTTTCCGCACTCCCAGCGGCTCTCTCGTCGAAACTGGCCGTCCTGTCCGGCCTGCTCAGCATCGGCCTTCTCGCCCAGATACTGTTCACCCTCATCATCGGCATCGGGGCATGCTGGGTCCTCGGCCGGATGCGCGGCGACCTGCCTTCCTGCGACGAACGGCACACCCTCCTCCAGTGGCTGAAACGGAACAGGCATGCACTGGCGGCGGTGGCGATCCTCGTCGCTCTTGGAGGCCAGATTGAGCCCTTGATCGTTCTCGGAATCGTTCCGGCCGTTCTGCTCGGCGCGATTCTCGTCGGGAGATTCGCCGAACAGGTTCTGCTCAGGTTCTTGCCGGAGAAGCACATCCTGCGGATCGCCTTTTCCAGAATAACCGGCATTCTTCTTCTCGGCATTCCGCCGATCGCCCTGCTTCGTTGGTTCGATGTATACCCAGAGATTGTTTTCGTCGTCGGCCTGGTCTGCAAGATCGCACTCGTCTGGCCGTTCGTCTCCGTCATCAAAGGCGCCAACGCCTTCTATGGTCTGATGCAGTATCACTTCGACCTCAAACCGGACTCGAGACTGCTGCGGCTGACGGTTCTCGCCTACAAGTTCATTTCGGTGCTCAACTTCGTCTGCCTGCTGACGGCCTTGTACGGCTATGAGAATCTCGCCCTGTTCGTCTTCAGGCGCAACCTCGAAGCGTTCGGCATCATCATGCTCGTCGCCGTCGGAAAGCCGATGGCGGAACGATTGTCGGTGATCCTGTTCGATCCCGACAACGGAGCCGCGGCGGCGTATGTGGGACGGGAGCGGGCCCAGTTTCTCCTCTTCCTCGGGAAAAAGACCATCAGGCTGTTCGTCTACCTCGTCGCCGTTCTCGCCGCGGCATCGTTCGTTGGCATCACGACGGATTCCTTCGCGGTGCGGCTTGTCGTCAACTGGTTCGTCGGCCAGAGCGACTGGCTCGTCGCAAGAATAATACGTATTATTATAATAATAGCGGCGATTCTTCTCGTTCTCAAATTTGTCCAGACGCTCGGGGAGAGCGTCATCGAGTATGTCAAAAACGAGTCGCGATCGAGCCTGACAGAGAATGAGCGACGCGCGTCGACGCTGGTGCAGATTCTCAACACGAGCGCCCGGGTGGTCCTCTTCTGCATCGGTGGCATCATGATCCTGCGAGAGCTTGGAATGGACATCACCCCGCTGCTGACCGGCGCCGGAATCGTCGGCGTGGCGATCGGCTTCGGCAGTCAGAGCCTGGTAAAGGACTTTTTCGCGGGATTTTTCATCCTCGTCGAGAATCAGTTCAGGGTGGGGGATGTCATCGAGATCGGCGGCCGGTCAGGCGTCGTGGAACGGATCAATTTGAAGACGACGGTCCTCCGGGCGACCGACGGAAGCGTCTTCATCATTCCGAACGGCGAGATCACCTCGGTGAAGAACATGACCTACGCCTGGTCGAGAGCCGTTCTCGACATCGGCGTTGCGTATGAGACGGACCTCGACAAGGCCTTCGGGATCCTGCAGAAGGTCGGCGACGAACTCGCTGCCGATCCGGCGCTTTCGGCCGACATCTGGGGAAGACCGGAAGTCCTGGGGGTCGAGAACCTCGACAACTCCGCGATCGTCCTGAGAATGCTCGTCAAGACGCGGCCTCTCACGCAGTGGCAGGTGTCCCGCATCTTCCGCAAGAAGATCAAGGAAGCCTTCGACCTGGCCGGGATACAGATTCCGTTTCCGCAGCAGGTCGTCACGCTCAAGGCCGATCCGGAGCTGCTCAAATACATCGGAGGACGCGAAAAACAGAACGACTGA
- a CDS encoding gamma-glutamyltransferase, producing MKRLSPALLLFFFLAACDLLAAREFLATGHHGAVSTGHELASRAALEMLARGGNAVDAAVAAGFMLSVVDPSNSGIGGDGFAVLKLPGGKYESWDASSRKPAAGLNGISTIGMPAEPALLLGMLRRYGSKSPAEVLAPAISASHDGFPVSAYLERRIEEKLRLFRDPQAQKTFAPEGRPLRAGEILRQPALAVTLERLASHGASDLYSGALSRLLLSDLSSRGSLYTIHDISSFEPRVSQPVSITVGSYTLIGPPPPCSSIAVMSGVRTIFEAERQSGSRLAPGDRLLLLERLLSRMTGSLADSVGSPGRFLRAPSRTPLPRPVEDDVPSSTTANEAPGETTHLVVWDSHGMIVSMTLTLGTHFGTGEYSPLGFFYNNELANFGKSYFTYPAGYPRNAGPISTKSPLIVLRGSKPVLAIGGAGAGRIVSNLVLILDALLHGEKNLQEAVMSPRYHISDRRRLLVEWSPAPLEPSIASAFPSYAIKPAGSDFFGLVSAVGVASSGFIAVGDYRRDGSAGAIDAIPSDITSPEGRNDIDIKQ from the coding sequence ATGAAACGCCTTTCTCCAGCGCTTCTCCTCTTTTTCTTCCTCGCAGCCTGCGATCTTCTGGCAGCGAGAGAATTTCTCGCGACTGGGCATCACGGAGCCGTATCGACGGGCCACGAACTGGCGTCTCGCGCCGCTCTCGAGATGCTCGCCCGCGGCGGCAACGCCGTCGATGCCGCTGTCGCCGCAGGATTCATGCTTTCCGTCGTCGACCCCTCGAACTCCGGCATCGGCGGTGACGGCTTCGCCGTCCTGAAACTGCCCGGAGGAAAATACGAATCGTGGGATGCCTCGAGCAGGAAGCCCGCCGCCGGCCTGAACGGAATATCGACGATCGGGATGCCGGCCGAACCGGCACTCCTGCTTGGCATGCTTCGAAGATACGGATCGAAGTCCCCGGCAGAGGTGCTGGCCCCGGCGATATCGGCATCGCACGACGGTTTTCCAGTGTCCGCGTATCTCGAGAGAAGAATCGAGGAAAAACTCCGGCTGTTCCGGGATCCCCAGGCCCAGAAAACCTTCGCCCCCGAGGGCAGGCCCCTTCGCGCGGGAGAAATCCTTCGCCAGCCGGCGCTGGCAGTCACCCTCGAACGTCTGGCGTCCCACGGTGCATCCGACCTCTATTCCGGCGCCCTTTCCCGCCTCCTGCTGTCGGACTTGTCATCGCGCGGTTCGTTATACACTATTCATGATATATCAAGCTTCGAGCCCCGCGTATCTCAGCCGGTCTCCATCACCGTGGGGTCATACACGCTCATCGGACCTCCCCCGCCCTGCTCGTCGATCGCCGTCATGTCAGGCGTCAGGACGATTTTCGAAGCCGAGCGACAGTCAGGTTCCCGGCTTGCCCCCGGCGACCGGCTCCTCCTGCTCGAACGACTTTTGAGCCGTATGACAGGCTCCCTCGCCGATTCCGTCGGTTCTCCCGGGCGTTTCCTTCGTGCCCCGAGCAGGACTCCCCTACCTCGTCCAGTGGAAGACGACGTTCCGTCCTCCACCACCGCAAACGAGGCCCCGGGGGAAACGACACATCTCGTCGTCTGGGACAGTCACGGCATGATCGTCTCCATGACGCTCACCCTCGGAACCCATTTCGGCACGGGCGAGTATTCCCCGCTCGGCTTTTTTTACAACAATGAACTCGCCAATTTCGGGAAATCGTATTTCACCTATCCCGCGGGATATCCGAGAAATGCCGGGCCGATCTCGACGAAGTCGCCCCTGATCGTTCTTCGCGGAAGCAAGCCGGTTCTCGCGATCGGCGGCGCCGGCGCGGGACGGATCGTTTCCAATCTCGTCCTGATCCTCGATGCCCTCCTGCACGGGGAAAAAAACCTCCAGGAAGCGGTCATGTCGCCGCGATATCACATTTCGGACCGGCGAAGGCTGCTCGTCGAGTGGTCGCCCGCTCCCCTGGAGCCATCCATCGCCTCCGCCTTCCCTTCGTATGCCATCAAACCGGCCGGCTCGGACTTTTTCGGGCTCGTTTCGGCCGTCGGCGTCGCCTCTTCGGGATTCATCGCGGTCGGTGATTACCGCCGCGACGGCTCTGCCGGGGCGATCGATGCCATTCCGTCCGACATCACGAGCCCCGAAGGGAGGAACGACATTGATATCAAACAATAG
- a CDS encoding adenylate/guanylate cyclase domain-containing protein, whose protein sequence is MTSRLARFVLFVILFLLPALAYVLSVRYNHQIREDGNAEEARTYIRWNIDGSAGGFSNSSQLSRTVARLLAAALDGKPPALFSNDQLKDRFSAAHASCAVPVLPPHECYVVRVGTAPIRIFTSAHGGVFDPVADEFAQIDHYKECGIPLDGAAAGMTEHLRTYLHERLGLIIPIEPIKVLRDNGFYLRTASATHVLFHSRAASDLIVIFWMTLGPDASAHLPALLVGNWDFPGDYALMLPLASGLPVLSNPLLKAHPALQRSLIGNPRFRSPQFDSSRVGPYIVCAAPPDSIPGYRLLVCRRLASDDPWPFSRVCILGFLIFLASTGIFVAGERIVFERGPALTVRRLLPGAFLAVALLPLTGAGVMINRYMFESEMGQKTALQRDLHDELVDIDEGERAHIASFSNYLRSLKHRVQFDRFAGIPDDPDDIENYFLRFLREFNVLNDWVVNTILVVASDGRNYSLKSIFSDVAPPQIISTIEDNPLVRYMLLRGLHALGVQTILENRKSEGAALAEAVKQETFQDILMNLAGLSTYVSVAFQTDRLFEIKFLHESNFSLDTQMTFAPGLTINLTWVWGCRALDKPYLRDLFERSTHAPSSDRTVVMSGLKFERTISPPSFADERDRFGSLHELLNTGFQTQQSIRRITSDPGHPVQEVYPARHLRGVIAGQRSTAPIEENIERLGRNATIGLAVVVAGAVFLGVLAGVFFLLPLSELQRGITAISDGTFAVRLDTSRCDEFGSIATAFNHMAKGLQEGLLLKSFVSDSVLEVIRSGDAKRTPRSCDVTILFSSFVGFEEFATTHGAAEVFSVLQAHLSVIDALVTRHGGEIDKIIIDKVMLVFRHDEMGGGAAAVAAALNVARDVGPELAKTGILLDTAIGMNTGSVLSGVIGAGERLDHTVIGDPVNLAARLSVLAHTTGGHRIVLARSVRDLAPHGTKTRKLPFKEVKGKTQKIEAYELI, encoded by the coding sequence ATGACAAGTCGGCTCGCACGGTTCGTTCTCTTCGTCATTTTGTTTCTCCTGCCTGCGCTCGCATACGTTCTCTCCGTCCGATACAACCATCAGATCCGGGAGGACGGGAACGCCGAAGAGGCGCGCACCTATATCAGATGGAATATCGACGGTTCCGCCGGAGGGTTTTCCAATTCCAGCCAGTTGAGCAGAACCGTCGCCCGACTCCTTGCGGCCGCGCTCGACGGGAAGCCTCCGGCGCTGTTTTCGAACGACCAGTTGAAGGACCGTTTCTCCGCGGCCCATGCGAGTTGCGCCGTCCCGGTCCTGCCTCCACACGAGTGCTATGTGGTCAGGGTCGGCACGGCGCCGATCCGCATTTTTACATCGGCACACGGCGGCGTCTTCGATCCCGTCGCGGACGAGTTCGCGCAGATCGATCATTACAAGGAATGCGGTATCCCGCTCGACGGGGCGGCCGCCGGCATGACCGAGCACCTTCGCACGTATCTCCACGAACGCCTCGGCCTGATCATTCCGATCGAACCGATCAAGGTCCTTCGTGACAACGGCTTCTATTTGCGAACGGCCTCCGCCACCCACGTCCTGTTTCACTCTCGCGCCGCCTCTGATCTGATCGTCATTTTCTGGATGACGCTCGGCCCCGACGCCTCCGCCCACCTTCCCGCCCTCCTCGTCGGCAACTGGGATTTTCCGGGAGATTACGCCCTGATGCTTCCTCTCGCGTCCGGTCTGCCGGTTCTGTCGAACCCCCTTTTGAAAGCCCACCCGGCTCTCCAACGCTCTCTCATCGGAAACCCGCGGTTCAGGTCTCCGCAGTTCGATTCGTCCCGAGTCGGTCCCTATATCGTCTGCGCGGCCCCCCCCGACTCGATCCCGGGATATCGCCTGCTCGTCTGCCGCAGGCTTGCGAGCGATGATCCATGGCCGTTTTCCAGGGTCTGCATTCTCGGGTTCCTGATCTTTCTCGCTTCAACAGGCATCTTCGTCGCGGGCGAGCGCATTGTCTTCGAGCGCGGCCCCGCGCTCACCGTCCGCCGACTCCTTCCCGGCGCCTTCCTCGCGGTCGCCCTTCTTCCCCTGACCGGCGCCGGCGTGATGATCAACCGGTATATGTTCGAATCGGAAATGGGGCAGAAAACGGCACTCCAGCGGGATCTCCATGACGAACTCGTCGACATCGACGAAGGGGAACGGGCGCACATCGCCTCCTTCTCGAACTATCTTCGGTCGTTGAAGCACCGCGTCCAGTTCGACAGATTCGCCGGCATCCCTGACGATCCTGACGATATCGAAAACTATTTTTTACGATTTCTCCGCGAGTTCAACGTTCTCAACGATTGGGTCGTGAATACCATTCTCGTCGTCGCCTCCGACGGCAGGAATTACAGCCTGAAATCCATTTTTTCAGACGTTGCCCCGCCGCAGATCATTTCGACGATCGAAGATAACCCGCTCGTCCGGTACATGCTCCTTCGGGGGCTCCACGCTCTCGGCGTTCAAACGATCCTGGAAAACCGGAAATCCGAAGGCGCCGCACTTGCAGAAGCCGTCAAACAGGAAACCTTCCAGGATATCCTCATGAACCTCGCCGGTCTTTCGACCTACGTTAGCGTCGCCTTCCAGACGGACCGGCTGTTCGAAATCAAGTTTCTTCACGAGTCCAACTTTTCCCTCGACACGCAAATGACATTCGCTCCCGGCCTCACGATCAATCTCACCTGGGTGTGGGGCTGTCGCGCGCTCGACAAGCCGTATCTGCGCGACCTGTTCGAACGATCGACCCACGCCCCGTCTAGCGACCGAACCGTGGTCATGAGCGGCCTGAAATTCGAGCGTACGATTTCCCCCCCGTCGTTCGCCGATGAACGCGACAGATTCGGAAGCCTTCACGAGCTTCTGAACACCGGCTTCCAGACGCAGCAGAGCATCAGGCGGATCACCAGCGACCCGGGGCATCCCGTCCAGGAGGTGTATCCCGCGCGACATCTGCGAGGTGTGATCGCCGGCCAGCGTTCCACGGCACCGATCGAGGAGAACATCGAACGTCTCGGCCGGAACGCGACAATCGGTCTCGCGGTAGTCGTCGCTGGAGCCGTTTTTCTCGGGGTTCTGGCCGGCGTCTTCTTCCTTCTGCCGCTTTCCGAGCTCCAGCGGGGCATCACCGCGATCTCGGACGGAACATTCGCGGTCCGGCTCGACACCTCGAGATGCGACGAGTTCGGGTCGATCGCGACGGCGTTCAATCATATGGCCAAAGGCCTTCAGGAAGGTCTGCTTCTGAAGTCGTTCGTCTCCGACTCCGTCCTCGAAGTCATCAGAAGCGGCGATGCGAAACGAACACCCCGTTCATGCGATGTGACGATCCTCTTTTCGAGCTTCGTCGGGTTCGAGGAGTTCGCCACCACCCATGGCGCTGCCGAGGTGTTTTCCGTTCTCCAGGCGCATCTGAGCGTCATCGACGCCCTGGTCACACGCCACGGCGGAGAGATCGACAAAATCATCATCGACAAGGTGATGCTCGTGTTCAGGCACGACGAGATGGGCGGCGGCGCTGCGGCGGTGGCGGCCGCTCTGAATGTCGCCCGCGACGTCGGGCCCGAGCTGGCCAAAACAGGTATACTGCTTGATACGGCAATCGGTATGAATACCGGCTCCGTTCTCTCGGGCGTCATCGGTGCGGGGGAACGGCTCGATCACACCGTCATCGGTGATCCCGTCAATCTTGCCGCCCGCCTCTCCGTGCTCGCCCACACGACCGGAGGCCACCGGATCGTTCTGGCACGATCGGTTCGCGATCTCGCACCACACGGAACCAAGACACGGAAGCTTCCGTTCAAGGAAGTGAAGGGAAAAACCCAGAAAATCGAGGCATATGAACTCATATGA
- a CDS encoding secretin N-terminal domain-containing protein — protein MISNNRYILFIIAFLLFCTTAESATRVVRIRTRSADEVCDTLRQMFGERMRFASVSSINAVVIGADTDDEVNEAAVLLSQLDRRPATFRFTVKRRERGTTTTREFRVSTRRGGTGRFETRQDGNTLSETRTVTGMEGGWHLIADDLLRLESMNTPWGPETAVIRHRQGVEIKGIRASASGTAIIEVRAASGPENRTSTILSRLEVPFSRWISLGGTTGDGAGAGVSAAIGNDGRISNRKTSGTFLDDWELQVDLLDPGE, from the coding sequence TTGATATCAAACAATAGATATATATTATTTATTATTGCTTTTCTCCTGTTCTGCACGACGGCAGAATCCGCGACGCGCGTCGTCCGTATCCGCACGCGCAGCGCCGATGAAGTCTGCGACACGCTCCGGCAGATGTTCGGTGAACGGATGCGATTCGCATCGGTCTCTTCGATCAATGCCGTCGTCATCGGTGCCGATACCGATGACGAGGTGAACGAAGCAGCCGTGCTCCTGTCTCAGCTCGACAGGAGACCGGCAACATTCCGTTTCACGGTGAAGCGTCGTGAGCGCGGAACGACGACGACGCGTGAGTTCCGCGTCTCCACCCGGCGTGGAGGAACGGGGCGGTTCGAAACAAGGCAGGACGGAAACACCCTTTCAGAAACGCGGACGGTCACCGGCATGGAGGGGGGCTGGCATCTCATCGCCGACGACCTGCTGCGTCTCGAATCAATGAATACGCCGTGGGGGCCCGAGACGGCTGTCATACGCCATCGTCAGGGCGTCGAGATCAAGGGCATTCGCGCATCCGCAAGCGGGACCGCGATCATCGAAGTCAGGGCCGCAAGCGGGCCGGAAAACCGGACATCGACCATCCTGAGCAGGCTCGAGGTCCCGTTCAGCAGATGGATTTCCCTCGGCGGCACGACCGGAGACGGGGCCGGCGCCGGCGTAAGCGCCGCCATCGGAAACGATGGAAGGATATCGAACCGGAAGACGTCAGGAACGTTCCTCGACGATTGGGAACTTCAGGTCGACCTCCTGGACCCGGGCGAATAA